One Ignavibacterium sp. DNA segment encodes these proteins:
- the tssE gene encoding type VI secretion system baseplate subunit TssE — MKNLSLYDLLVGQFSSETKNIDETDFSKLDDLTEEQKIRSSIIENLRMVLSTRQGSVQHLPDFGMPDILQLYFNSNNSIDPVKKEIKNVILKYEPRIANVEVHKTDFDQESMKITLKVVATIKDIPNKEILLTEFSTTGWTKVMFEKDTN, encoded by the coding sequence TTGAAAAACTTAAGCCTCTACGATTTATTAGTTGGACAATTTTCATCTGAAACAAAGAATATAGATGAGACTGATTTTTCAAAGCTCGATGATCTTACAGAAGAACAAAAAATAAGATCAAGTATAATTGAAAACTTAAGAATGGTTTTATCAACCAGACAGGGCTCTGTTCAGCATCTGCCTGATTTTGGAATGCCTGACATTCTTCAGTTATATTTTAATTCTAACAATTCAATTGATCCGGTTAAAAAAGAGATAAAAAATGTTATACTGAAGTATGAACCTCGTATTGCTAATGTTGAAGTTCATAAAACAGATTTTGATCAGGAGTCGATGAAGATAACTTTAAAAGTGGTTGCAACCATAAAAGATATACCAAATAAAGAAATTTTACTTACAGAATTTTCAACTACCGGTTGGACGAAAGTTATGTTTGAGAAGGATACAAACTA
- the tssD gene encoding type VI secretion system tube protein TssD encodes MAVKGEIVIKNHEGNELKGPRDNGSSLVYEFAHEVYLPYEKEENKIQGSRKITAFTIVKAIDPLTPQLYQICSNGQMCKEIKVTLYRIGMQTGEEEPYFHYTLKDAKIVSVQNWMPPTYDPKNEGVGHLEKVSMLARTFIWEYIEGGIMFEENTF; translated from the coding sequence ATGGCAGTTAAAGGTGAGATCGTAATCAAAAATCACGAAGGAAATGAACTGAAAGGTCCTCGTGACAATGGGAGCAGTTTAGTGTATGAATTTGCTCATGAAGTTTATCTCCCTTATGAAAAGGAAGAAAACAAAATTCAAGGATCAAGAAAGATAACCGCCTTTACTATTGTTAAGGCAATTGATCCGCTTACACCGCAGTTGTATCAGATTTGCTCTAACGGACAGATGTGCAAAGAAATTAAAGTTACACTCTATAGGATCGGAATGCAAACTGGTGAGGAAGAACCGTACTTCCATTATACACTTAAAGATGCAAAAATTGTTTCAGTCCAAAATTGGATGCCTCCGACTTATGATCCCAAGAATGAAGGTGTTGGACATCTTGAAAAGGTTTCAATGCTGGCAAGAACATTTATCTGGGAGTATATTGAAGGCGGTATTATGTTCGAGGAAAATACTTTCTAA